A genomic segment from Colletotrichum higginsianum IMI 349063 chromosome 5, whole genome shotgun sequence encodes:
- a CDS encoding Endonuclease/Exonuclease/phosphatase — MKVASLLLSAAGAASALTIAEINGNKFLSPFKDQAVTNVTGLVIAKGPSGIWIRSTTPDDDDATSEAVYVYGSSVGANLAVGDLITLGGKIQEYRSAANYIYLTELSSPSNVVVVSKGNEVVPLVIGLDTLAPPTEQYTSLDGGDIYAVPNAVANISTENPVLNPALYGLDFWESLSGELVTVKNPVAVTRPNQYGDTWVVGDWPTTGRNSHGGITMSDKDSNPEAIVIGSPLDGTKNPESKMGDQLAEITGVVTYAFGFYRILPLTAITIAKNATNDAPATSLVSRGDCRGITVGDYNVENLSPSSSHLPAIAAHIVDYMKTPDLIFIQEVQDNNGATNNGVVSSNITLSTLAAEIETRSGAVYDFVVIDPVDGKDGGQPGGNIRVAYLYRPDVIELWKPNLGGSLDANEVLPGPALKYNPGRIAPASTAWDASRKPLVAAWRAVKGPQNKIFFTVNVHFASKGGSSSLHGDLRPPVNGVVNPRIEQAEITGSFIAEILAADPNARIIAAGDFNEFAFVQPLKTFTATSGLIDLDEAVGIPVEERYTYVFDMNAQELDHMFVSPALAAKNGTAYEHIHVNSWELYDELVSDHDPSVARFNVCGC; from the exons ATGAAGGTCGcatccctcctcctttccGCCGCTGGCGCTGCCTCGGCCCTTACCATTGCCGAGATCAACGGTAACAAATTCCTCTCCCCCTTTAAGGACCAGGCCGTGACCAACGTCACCGGCCTTGTTATCGCCAAGGGCCCCAGTGGGATTTGGATccgctcgacgacgcccgacgacgacgatgctaCCTCGGAGGCTGTCTACGTCTACGGCAGCTCTGTGGGCGCGAACCTCGCAGTGGGTGATCTCATCACCTTGGGCGGAAAGATCCAGGAATACAG ATCCGCGGCGAACTACATCTACCTCACGGAGCTCAGCTCCCCCAGCAACGTTGTCGTCGTGTCCAAGGGCAACGAAGTCGTCCCGCTCGTCATTGGCCTTGACACGTTGGCTCCTCCGACCGAGCAGTACACCagtctcgacggcggcgacatctACGCCGTGCCCAACGCCGTAGCCAACATCTCCACGGAGAACCCCGTCCTCAACCCCGCGCTCTATGGCCTCGACTTCTGGGAGTCCCTGAGCGGTGAGCTTGTCACCGTCAAAAAtcccgtcgccgtcacccgCCCCAATCAGTACGGTGACACCTGGGTCGTCGGAGACTGGCCCACCACCGGTCGCAACTCGCACGGCGGCATCACCATGTCTGACAAGG ACTCTAATCCCGAGGCCATTGTTATCGGATCTCCCCTGGATGGCACCAAGAATCCCGAGTCCAAGATGGGCgaccagctcgccgagatcaCCGGCGTCGTGACCTACGCTTTCGGCTTCTACCGCATCCTGCCCCTGaccgccatcaccatcgccaagAACGCCACCAACGATGCCCCTGCCACCTCGCTCGTCAGCCGCGGCGACTGCAGGGGCATCACCGTCGGCGACTACAACGTCGAGAacctctcgccctcctcgtcccacCTCCCCGCCATCGCTGCACACATCGTTGACTACATGAAGACCCCCGACCTTATCTTCATACAGGAGGTCCAGGACAACAACGGCGCGACCAACAACGGCGTGGTCTCTTCCAACATCACCCTCTCtaccctcgccgccgagatcgagacCCGCTCTGGTGCCGTCTAcgacttcgtcgtcatcgaccccgtcgacggcaaggacggcggccagCCCGGAGGCAACATCCGCGTTGCCTACCTCTACCGGCCCGACGTCATCGAGCTATGGAAGCCCAATCTTGGCGGCAGTCTCGACGCCAACGAGGTCCTCCCCGGCCCCGCTCTCAAGTACAACCCCGGCCGCATCGCCCCCGCCAGCACTGCCTGGGACGCCAGCCGCAAGCCTCTCGTCGCTGCCTGGCGCGCGGTCAAGGGGCCTCAGAACAAGATCTTCTTCACCGTCAACGTCCACTTCGCCTCCAAGGGTGGCTCCTCGTCTCTGCATGGTGACCTCCGTCCCCCCGTCAACGGCGTTGTGAACCCGCGCATTGAACAGGCCGAGATCACCGGT TCCTtcatcgccgagatcctcgccgCGGACCCCAACGCTCGCATCATCGCAGCCGGCGACTTCAACGAGTTCGCCTTTGTCCAGCCCCTCAAGACCTTCACCGCCACGTCCGGCctcatcgacctcgacgaggccgtcggcatccccgtcgaggagcgcTACACGTACGTCTTTGACATGAACGCCCAGGAGCTCGACCACATGTTTGTCAGccccgccctcgcggccaaGAACGGCACCGCGTACGAGCACATCCATGTCAACTCGTGGGAGCTGtacgacgagctcgtcagTGACCACGACCCGTCCGTTGCGCGTTTCAACGTATGTGGATGCTAG